A window of the Dunckerocampus dactyliophorus isolate RoL2022-P2 chromosome 19, RoL_Ddac_1.1, whole genome shotgun sequence genome harbors these coding sequences:
- the tdrd6 gene encoding tudor domain-containing 6 isoform X1: MSSQHRLPARGSNITVLITRIHSSLHSPLVEFWGSLNQVKTLDYQSLSPVNPFQELEGNPGDLCLVQINHTWYRSRIVSRNGSNCKVFLIDKGITFSTTTKLLAWGKRELFHLPPEVEFCVLANVLPLSPENRWSPIALEFLKSFGGQTMNAHVQDVLVQQRKLLLDIPCISRQMYEMGLAKKLDSGLFLDYVLKALKANSGAEMFPAAQQIPTGVVEQLHKKTLYMYPELLTGAVETVVVTEVTNPQRVFCQLKVFSQELKKLSEQITQRCSGRMASCSVGPEMIGFPCAARGSDGRWYRSVLQQVLQANNLVEVLNVDYGTKQFVQIENVRPLAPEFFRMPVVTYVCSLHGIIDKGVGWTSTQIDYLKTLLLHKTLIVKFEYQSISEGVYYVTLYGDENKNLNNLFTSKESSLQENEKTLDDYAIGNTTYSSQHPSQLENNGGTMLPAGQALGEDESQERTNKFPVENLRHSSPHVAYVAHVSNPSEFWIQTENYAKELDELMDNMHHFYKHLDNKDVMENPAVGTYCAAKADDGVFYRAVVSEVVKAKIKVFFVDYGDTKEVDGSNIRTLPDTFKRLPQLAVKCSLAGVGPKEKKWSYCAIEFFIKIATDKPLKVHVMAKQGDSYLVTLTDPEAAGEGDLSQLLCSSGLAERDAKPPKIFKQQSEAGTLGVYQTSVASFQTQDIIDTSSKEKQTGMFKENMFPIGSVLDVNVSYIDSPNDFWCQLAQNSGHLKLLMHDIQAHYAGSEFEPLTEASCVARHPDNGMWYRALVIYKHKTPQVDVLFVDYGQTKTVSLHDLRRICPEFLKLHGQAFRCSLFNPLDESMSVVNDWNEEAKETFHTFVETAASNLLTLKCTLYAVMYNEQMIVFNIVDLETPFESICTSMANLTRSPPAKKDAGSSFRLDTYYYSTHNIKTGTEEQVMVTCVDSVGQFYCQLDRNADVIKDLKMKVNDLCHHLADVKPPSIFGTLCFAKYTDGLWYRAQLKATKPAVVVHFVDYGDTTEVAKSDLLPVPKEAYDIMSVPVQAVVCRLSDVPAVVPSEANCWFAKMATECKFRALIVAKEPNGSLLVELYHRNIQINSKVKKIFQIEMQTEGKPLYEGRKVQSPIANKDAVPKVPSSKEAMPSPPKTIQKHVPEPKPAQQVTDQTQTSKCNSQNGQKMKAASQELYLPPHQRQHYDKQMTNTTKKENVLVTNNSKLDCTSPSKESDSVLPQAQNPKRPKLEDFPKNLIPSGMEADVYVSHYNSPSSFYVQLAKEEDEIFSLVDKLNDSLSTPKIRIAEVYAGDVVKAEFEDDCLWYRAAVIEVLSNSMALVEFVDFGNTAQLSISKMADLDQEFVQLPRYSIHCMLSDSGSFELLDAEALKRDIGSNAEKKLKCQFVRPSGDVWEVGLVDNGVQVRCKASTRCPGITTDFEQEVEKAAQSSETSPNSCSLRYHHMHFKEGQQLEVYISTVCDAQTFWCQSVDSVVLDKICESLSGIGTSASHKPASMSTLSPGTPCIALFAEEQLWCRAEVLNKAGGELSVLFVDYGNTSQVTDSDVREITTDLLETPPQAFLCQLEGFDVCLGSWCNSAADELVLVTADKSLQMTITKISSKDGKNTCFVRLECEGLVINETMKRWWVNSTPEDSQSTLDETLQSTDSTAEASEDEGRGREDKGIDVAGAHADVDLHLAVTSTPKSSVDNLHASVLSPESPPGELHLPERPSSNKGVINIVPTPVMPCIESNVLHSDSGLEENTLPIQNIAANLEESDTNYEEQSTSVTETSWLEESRQESTDDSGIQTSPSEVDTHSMRASSEVLTYSAAPHTASDDCRLGNSRPVTSGKAVKMVPRDAVSICSAPHPTVAVTSEDSGQAAVECLLPSLVHGAQELHDTSELQNEAEDVIPQQEDADVVILLEEMNDMTTNDDAFELSEEDTHLDVSLDSRHTCTVTSTDTDTLPEEVMHLFELTDPTGQSDEGVTAASNDCCITVAGEEMSLQCNAMTEEDTSDLHVDEHPALSIHTAHHSHTLPLPEEDSVMEEVTCLVRDLCLTDIDADEEENRTAMPDQKCEDEMEDSEHTKDSKAGVFVDLLSSDDDGLDVLPPNVIHLSLVIHDGADDTQQPEDSTC; this comes from the exons ATGTCATCCCAGCATCGACTTCCTGCACGAGGCTCTAATATAACAGTTCTAATTACCAGGATCCACTCATCTCTCCATAGTCCGCTCGTAGAGTTTTGGGGGAGTTTGAATCAGGTGAAGACGTTGGATTATCAGTCCCTATCTCCTGTAAATCCATTTCAAGAGTTGGAAGGAAATCCAGGTGACTTGTGCTTGGTTCAAATCAACCATACATGGTACAGATCGCGCATAGTCTCAAGAAATGGATCCAACTGCAAAGTGTTCCTCATTGATAAGGGGATCACATTCAGTACCACCACAAAGTTACTGGCATGGGGTAAGAGGGAGCTCTTCCATCTGCCACCTGAAGTGGAGTTCTGCGTGCTGGCAAATGTTTTGCCGCTCTCACCTGAAAATAGATGGTCCCCAATTGCACTTGAATTCTTGAAATCTTTTGGAGGACAGACAATGAATGCACATGTGCAAGATGTACTGGTACAGCAAAGGAAGCTTCTTCTGGACATCCCATGCATATCCAGACAAATGTATGAAATGGGGTTAGCAAAGAAACTGGATTCAGGCTTGTTCCTGGACTATGTTCTCAAGGCACTGAAGGCCAACAGTGGAGCTGAAatgtttcctgctgctcaaCAAATCCCCACGGGTGTGGTTGAGCAACTGCACAAGAAGACGCTGTACATGTATCCAGAGCTGCTAACAGGAGCTGTGGAGACTGTCGTTGTCACAGAAGTGACAAATCCACAGCGTGTTTTTTGTCAGTTGAAGGTTTTTTCCCAAGAGTTGAAAAAACTCTCAGAGCAAATCACACAGCGCTGTAGTGGCAGAATGGCCAGTTGCAGTGTCGGTCCTGAAATGATTGGGTTTCCATGCGCTGCGAGAGGAAGTGACGGCAGGTGGTATCGCTCTGTTCTACAACAAGTACTGCAGGCAAACAACCTGGTGGAAGTACTGAATGTTGACTATGGTACAAAACAGTTTGTCCAAATTGAGAATGTAAGACCACTGGCTCCAGAGTTCTTCAGAATGCCAGTTGTGACCTATGTCTGCTCCCTCCATGGGATTATTGACAAAGGGGTTGGATGGACAAGCACCCAGATTGACTACCTCAAGACCTTACTCTTGCACAAGACACTCATTGTCAAATTTGAGTACCAAAGTATATCAGAGGGTgtttactatgttacactctatGGCGATGAAAATAAGAACCTCAACAATTTGTTCACTTCCAAAGAGAGCTCTCTGCAAGAGAATGAAAAAACACTTGATGATTATGCCATTGGAAACACGACATACAGCAGCCAGCATCCCTCTCAGCTTGAAAACAATGGAGGAACGATGTTACCTGCTGGACAGGCCTTGGGGGAGGATGAGAGTCAGGAGAGAACAAACAAGTTTCCAGTTGAGAACCTTCGTCACAGCTCCCCACATGTGGCATATGTGGCACACGTCTCCAACCCTTCTGAGTTTTGGATCCAAACAGAAAACTACGCAAAAGAGCTGGATGAATTAATGGATAATATGCACCATTTCTACAAACATTTGGATAATAAAGACGTGATGGAAAATCCTGCCGTTGGCACCTactgtgcagccaaagcagatgATGGTGTTTTTTACAGAGCCGTTGTGTCGGAAGTTGTCAAAGCAAAAATCAAGGTGTTCTTTGTGGATTATGGAGACACCAAAGAGGTTGATGGGAGTAACATTAGGACTCTCCCTGACACGTTCAAAAGACTGCCACAACTTGCAGTGAAATGCTCCTTAGCAGGTGTTGgcccaaaagaaaaaaaatggagttACTGTGCCATTGagtttttcatcaaaattgCCACTGACAAACCGCTTAAAGTACACGTGATGGCAAAACAGGGTGATAGCTATCTTGTAACACTGACTGATCCTGAGGCAGCAGGAGAGGGGGATCTCAGTCAGCTGCTGTGTTCTTCTGGCCTCGCTGAAAGGGATGCGAAACCACCAAAAATCTTCAAGCAACAATCAGAAGCTGGAACCCTTGGCGTTTACCAGACCAGTGTGGCATCTTTTCAGACCCAAGACATTATTGATACTTCCAGCAAAGAGAAACAAACTGGTATGTTCAAGGAAAACATGTTTCCCATTGGTAGTGTCCTGGATGTCAATGTGTCCTACATCGACAGCCCAAATGATTTCTGGTGTCAACTAGCTCAAAACTCTGGCCACTTGAAATTACTAATGCATGACATCCAGGCACATTATGCCGGCAGTGAGTTTGAGCCTCTTACAGAAGCATCTTGTGTCGCTCGCCACCCGGACAATGGAATGTGGTACAGAGCTCTCGTAATTTACAAACACAAGACACCTCAGGTGGATGTGCTTTTCGTTGACTACGGCCAGACAAAAACTGTTTCTCTCCATGACCTGAGGAGGATCTGTCCTGAATTCCTCAAGCTACATGGCCAAGCATTTAGGTGCAGTCTTTTCAACCCTCTCGATGAGTCTATGTCTGTTGTAAATGATTGGAACGAAGAGGCAAAAGAAACCTTTCACACCTTTGTGGAAACTGCTGCCTCCAACTTACTGACATTGAAGTGCACTCTATATGCGGTCATGTACAATGAACAAATGATAGTTTTCAACATTGTGGATTTGGAAACACCCTTTGAGAGCATCTGCACCAGTATGGCCAATCTCACCAGAAGTCCACCTGCCAAGAAAGACGCCGGATCCTCTTTCCGCTTGGACACATACTACTactcaacacacaacatcaAAACTGGGACCGAGGAACAGGTCATGGTAACGTGTGTGGATAGTGTTGGTCAGTTCTACTGCCAACTTGACAGAAATGCTGATGTGATAAAGGACCTGAAGATGAAGGTGAACGACCTTTGCCATCATCTTGCGGATGTAAAGCCCCCAAGCATCTTTGGAACATTGTGCTTTGCAAAGTATACTGATGGATTGTGGTACCGGGCACAGCTCAAAGCCACAAAACCAGCAGTCGTGGTTCATTTTGTCGATTACGGCGACACGACCGAAGTGGCAAAATCAGACTTGCTTCCAGTGCCCAAAGAAGCCTATGACATAATGTCTGTACCTGTGCAAGCAGTAGTGTGCCGCCTCTCTGATGTCCCTGCAGTTGTTCCCAGCGAGGCAAATTGCTGGTTTGCAAAAATGGCAACAGAATGTAAATTCAGAGCACTCATAGTGGCCAAAGAACCCAATGGTAGCCTGCTGGTTGAACTGTATCACAGAAACATCCAAATCAATTCAAAggttaaaaaaatctttcaaaTAGAGATGCAGACTGAAGGAAAACCTCTCTACGAGGGTCGGAAAGTACAGAGTCCAATTGCAAATAAGGATGCAGTACCAAAAGTACCTTCTTCTAAAGAGGCAATGCCAAGTCCTCCAAAAACTATCCAGAAACATGTGCCTGAACCAAAACCAGCACAGCAAGTGACAGATCAGACACaaacttcaaaatgcaattcGCAAAATGGTCAGAAGATGAAAGCCGCTTCACAAGAACTGTACCTCCCACCACACCAAAGACAGCACTATGACAAGCAAATGactaatacaacaaaaaaagaaaatgtcttaGTCACAAACAACTCAAAACTTGATTGTACATCACCCAGCAAAGAATCTGACAGTGTGCTCCCACAAGCCCAAAATCCAAAACGCCCTAAACTTGAAGACTTTCCCAAAAACTTGATACCGTCGGGGATGGAGGCAGATGTTTATGTCTCGCATTACAACAGCCCGTCAAGTTTTTACGTGCAGCTTGCCAAAGAAGAGGATGAAATATTCTCCCTGGTGGACAAGCTCAATGACTCGCTATCAACTCCCAAAATCAGGATCGCAGAAGTGTATGCAGGCGATGTTGTTAAAGCAGAATTTGAAGATGACTGCTTGTGGTACCGGGCAGCTGTAATAGAAGTGCTTTCCAACTCTATGGCTCTTGTAGAGTTTGTTGATTTTGGCAACACGGCACAATTATCCATATCTAAGATGGCCGATCTAGATCAGGAATTTGTGCAGCTACCAAGGTACAGCATACATTGCATGCTAAGTGATTCTGGATCTTTTGAACTGCTTGATGCAGAAGCTTTGAAAAGAGATATTGGTTCTAATgcagagaagaagctgaaatgccAGTTTGTCCGGCCGTCAGGAGATGTGTGGGAAGTCGGCCTTGTGGATAATGGTGTGCAGGTACGTTGCAAAGCATCAACAAGATGTCCTGGAATCACCACAGACTTTGAACAAGAGGTGGAAAAAGCTGCTCAGAGCTCAGAAACGTCACCGAATTCCTGTTCTCTCCGTTACCACCACATGCATTTCAAAGAGGGACAGCAGTTAGAGGTTTACATCTCGACTGTGTGTGATGCTCAGACCTTTTGGTGTCAGTCCGTGGACTCAGTTGTCCttgataaaatatgtgaaagtcTCTCAGGAATTGGAACTTCTGCGAGTCATAAACCTGCCAGCATGAGCACTCTCTCACCCGGAACTCCATGCATTGCACTTTTTGCCGAGGAACAGCTTTGGTGTCGTGCAGAAGTTTTGAACAAAGCTGGAGGTGAGTTGTCTGTTCTCTTTGTGGACTACGGAAACACATCCCAAGTGACCGACTCAGATGTGAGGGAAATAACCACTGACCTGTTGGAAACTCCTCCACAGGCATTTTTGTGTCAACTTGAAGGTTTTGATGTGTGCCTTGGCTCTTGGTGTAACAGTGCTGCAGATGAATTGGTTTTGGTCACAGCAGACAAATCACTGCAGATGACAATCACAAAAATATCAAGCAAAGATGGAAAGAACACCTGCTTTGTGCGGTTGGAATGTGAAGGACTAGTGATAAATGAGACAATGAAACGCTGGTGGGTGAATTCCACTCCGGAAGACAGCCAGTCCACATTGGATGAAACCCTACAGTCCACTGATTCCACAGCAGAGGCATCGGAGGATGAAGGTCGTGGGCGTGAAGATAAAGGAATTGATGTTGCTGGAGCTCATGCTGATGTTGACCTGCACTTGGCAGTAACAAGCACTCCAAAGAGCTCTGTAGACAATCTTCACGCTTCAGTTCTTTCTCCTGAGTCACCACCAGGAGAGCTACATTTGCCAGAAAGACCAAGCTCAAATAAGGGTGTAATAAACATTGTCCCGACCCCGGTGATGCCTTGCATAGAAAGCAATGTTTTGCATAGTGATAGCGGACTAGAAGAAAACACACTTCCCATACAAAACATTGCAGCAAATTTGGAGGAAAGTGACACAAACTATGAGGAGCAATCTACATCAGTAACTGAAACATCTTGGCTAGAAGAGAGCCGTCAGGAGTCCACAGACGATTCTGGGATCCAAACGTCTCCATCTGAGGTGGACACCCACAGCATGAGAGCCAGCTCTGAAGTCCTGACCTATTCTGCTG CACCACATACAGCTAGCGATGACTGCAGGCTTGGTAATTCACGTCCAGTTACAAGTGGGAAGGCTGTGAAAATG GTTCCTCGTGATGCCGTCAGTATATGCAGTGCGCCTCATCCGACAGTTGCCGTCACTTCTGAAGACTCAGGGCAG GCTGCAGTTGAATGTTTGCTGCCTTCCCTCGTTCACGGTGCACAGGAATTACACG ACACCTCAGAGCTGCAAAACGAAGCTGAAGATGTTATCCCCCAGCAAGAGGATGCAGACGTGGTCATCCTACTCGAAGAAATG AATGACATGACAACTAATGATGACGCCTTTGAACTTTCTGAGGAGGATACACATTTAg ATGTCAGTCTTGACAGCAGACATACCTGCACAGTTACCTCTACAGACACG GACACCCTGCCTGAGGAGGTGATGCATCTTTTTGAGTTGACAG ATCCAACTGGTCAAAGTGACGAAGGTGTAACTGCTGCAAGCAATGATTGCTGCATCACTGTGGCTGGGGAGGAAATG TCTTTGCAGTGTAACGCTATGACAGAAGAAGACACATCAGATCTTCATGTTGATGAACATCCT